The Salvelinus fontinalis isolate EN_2023a chromosome 24, ASM2944872v1, whole genome shotgun sequence genome has a segment encoding these proteins:
- the rab30 gene encoding ras-related protein Rab-30 produces the protein MSMEDYDYLFKIVLIGNAGVGKTCLVRRFTQGLFPPGQGATIGVDFMIKTVEIKGEKVKLQIWDTAGQERFRSITQSYYRSANALILTYDITCEDSFRCLPEWLREIEQYANTTVVTILVGNKIDLAEKREVLRQRAEEFANSQSMLYLETSAKESDNVEKLFLDLACELIRDAKQNTLDNNDTANAMPGEGKAISYLGCCSTN, from the exons ATGAGCATGGAAGATTATGACTACCTGTTCAAAATTGTACTAATAGGAAATGCTGGTGTTGGGAAAACCTGCCTGGTCCGACGCTTCACTCAG GGCCTTTTCCCGCCTGGACAAGGGGCTACCATAGGAGTTGACTTCATGATCAAGACTGTGGAGATCAAAGGGGAAAAAGTAAAG CTGCAGATCTGGGACACAGCAGGCCAGGAGCGTTTTCGATCCATCACCCAGAGTTATTACCGGAGTGCCAACGCCCTCATCCTCACCTATGACATCACGTGCGAGGACTCCTTCCGGTGCCTTCCAGAATGGCTGAGGGAGATTGAGCAGTATGCCAACACCACCGTGGTCACTATTTTAGTCG GCAATAAGATCGACCTAGCGGAGAAGAGGGAAGTCCTGAGGCAGAGAGCCGAAGAGTTTGCAAACTCCCAGAGCATGCTTTATCTGGAGACGTCAGCTAAGGAGTCTGATAATGTGGAGAAGCTCTTTCTGGATCTGGCGTGCGAGCTGATCCGCGACGCCAAACAGAACACGCTGGACAACAATGACACGGCTAACGCTATGCCAGGAGAGGGGAAAGCCATCAGCTACCTAGGCTGCTGCAGCACTAACTAG